In Janibacter alkaliphilus, the following proteins share a genomic window:
- the tsaE gene encoding tRNA (adenosine(37)-N6)-threonylcarbamoyltransferase complex ATPase subunit type 1 TsaE has protein sequence MSLRLRTAEQTAAAGRALAGLLRAGDLVVLTGDLGAGKTTFTQGLGEGLGVRGPVTSPTFVIARRHPSLVGGPELVHVDAYRLGGAAELDDLDLDTDLAAAVTVVEWGEGLAETLSEDRLELALVADGDGSRDLVVRPVGERWQGTSAETVLARLGETTGGPTGETS, from the coding sequence ATGAGCCTGCGCCTGCGCACCGCCGAGCAGACCGCCGCGGCCGGCCGGGCGCTCGCCGGCCTGCTGCGGGCCGGTGACCTCGTCGTGCTCACCGGGGACCTCGGCGCCGGCAAGACCACCTTCACCCAGGGTCTCGGCGAGGGGCTGGGGGTGCGCGGACCGGTCACCTCGCCCACCTTCGTCATCGCCCGGCGGCACCCCTCGCTGGTCGGCGGACCCGAGCTGGTGCACGTCGACGCCTACCGCCTCGGCGGCGCCGCCGAGCTCGACGACCTCGACCTGGACACCGACCTGGCCGCCGCCGTGACCGTCGTCGAGTGGGGCGAGGGGCTGGCCGAGACCCTCAGCGAGGACCGGCTCGAGCTGGCCCTGGTCGCCGACGGGGACGGTTCCCGCGACCTCGTCGTGCGCCCGGTCGGGGAGCGCTGGCAGGGCACGAGCGCGGAGACGGTCCTGGCCCGGCTGGGGGAGACGACGGGCGGGCCGACGGGGGAGACGTCGTGA